In Dermacentor variabilis isolate Ectoservices chromosome 11, ASM5094787v1, whole genome shotgun sequence, one genomic interval encodes:
- the LOC142563460 gene encoding uncharacterized protein LOC142563460, with translation MAREGCVLAAIMDPYTQRGQLPQLPPHHQAYAAADGPLCAIVTRRPPFDVFPTHVSRLVVAVECSSREFAITVVAAYAPPHRTMDDVFEHLGHAIDGCRTPDILVMGDFNAHSVLWGSREGDDRGTRLIEFAAAAGLVVLNDASSPPTYVTKYVDSWIDVTLASPTLVRRGCTWRVSEQETLSEHRRLDIAVHTGVCATGRRLTNYGRRKWLEAVRSSRWFASAGGADIASPAALDAVLAKFYTVIDRERDKQLRPARERRGAGGKSWWTPELDGRRRAVNAMRRRFQRCRCDQLRAIFRSQYSRALAAYRRDVARVKEEADKEVCNQCSRRSLFQARFRLAFGAAWSHVMLPPLTRQGGGRTASVLESASLQLHHVFARDRPETDAPAHAEIRAAVGRPYATAEMERPFSLGEIQAVLSRLPRSSSARGPDGLTTEVVREFNYSPRTRDSRACC, from the coding sequence ATGGCGCGAGAGGGTTGCGTGTTGGCGGCTATTATGGACCCGTACACGCAGCGGGGTCAGCTCCCGCAGCTTCCACCGCACCACCAGGCGTACGCGGCTGCCGACGGCCCGCTGTGTGCGATCGTCACGCGCCGGCCGCCTTTCGACGTGTTTCCGACACACGTGTCGAGACTGGTGGTCGCGGTGGAATGCTCGTCGCGCGAGTTCGCGATTACGGTCGTGGCCGCGTACGCGCCGCCCCACAGGACAATGGACGACGTTTTCGAACACCTAGGTCACGCCATTGACGGATGTCGCACGCCCGACATTCTggtcatgggtgacttcaacgcgcacagTGTCCTGTGGGGCTCTCGCGAGGGAGACGACAGGGGCACTCGGCTGATTGAGTTCGCGGCGGCTGCGGGACTGGTGGTCCTTAACGACGCGTCCTCGCCCCCGACGTACGTCACCAAATACGTCGACAGTTGGATTGACGTAACCCTCGCGTCGCCGACGCTCGTACGGCGCGGCTGCACGTGGCGCGTTTCCGAACAGGAGACGCTGTCGGAGCACCGCCGCTTGGACATCGCCGTCCACACTGGCGTGTGCGCGACTGGCCGGCGCCTCACCAACTACGGTAGGCGTAAGTGGTTGGAGGCTGTTCGCAGCTCGCGATGGTTCGCGAGCGCGGGAGGCGCGGACATCGCCTCGCCGGCCGCCCTGGACGCGGTCCTGGCGAAGTTTTACACCGTTATCGATCGCGAGCGCGACAAGCAACTCCGGCCGGCGCGCGAGAGGAGGGGCGCGGGTGGCAAATCTTGGTGGACGCCCGAGCTGGACGGCCGACGCAGGGCGGTTAACGCGATGCGGCGCCGTTTTCAGCGGTGTCGCTGCGACCAGCTGCGGGCCATTTTTCGCAGCCAGTACAGCCGGGCGCTGGCGGCATACCGCCGAGACGTGGCGCGCGTTAAGGAGGAGGCGGACAAGGAGGTCTGCAACCAGTGCAGCCGGCGGTCGCTTTTTCAAGCCCGCTTCCGTTTGGCTTTCGGGGCCGCCTGGTCGCATGTCATGCTGCCTCCGCTGACGAGGCAGGGTGGCGGCCGGACGGCGAGCGTCCTCGAGTCGGCGTCGCTGCAGCTTCACCATGTTTTCGCGCGCGACAGGCCCGAGACGGACGCGCCCGCGCACGCCGAGATCCGTGCGGCGGTTGGTCGGCCGTACGCCACGGCTGAGATGGAGAGGCCGTTTTCGCTGGGCGAAATTCAGGCGGTATTGAGTAGACTGCCGCGCAGCAGCTCCGCTCGTGGTCCGGACGGTCTCACGACCGAGGTAGTCAGGGAATTTAATTATTCGCCGCGCACCCGAGATTCGCGTGCATGTTGTTGA